A window from Gammaproteobacteria bacterium encodes these proteins:
- a CDS encoding cadmium carbonic anhydrase, whose amino-acid sequence MLSAGAFAGGDKSTLGLAGAKHHGHGDGEACVGFGPQTPRDIDSKAGANKRIFGMAPPASQMNLCNIHFHKNAEHKATAFAIYAGDGDGHGYDSGYKCGISESLSEAELAPTKEAICKSEHGELKPGDTIEVHWVHTSCDVAPGAGLGSCLSDSCANPSLRVETQVFTLVNDPNAIDFNDLDYDGNIVNGYHQPKALPTNTGKPVEFLGSTTGPKYSEHKCSPMQVTWSVRPQCAKVDINSVGEWCKDNAFDEDHAHGVRKLVVNPDLLSTIE is encoded by the coding sequence ATGCTGTCTGCAGGCGCGTTTGCCGGGGGCGACAAGAGCACCTTGGGCTTGGCGGGAGCCAAGCATCATGGTCATGGCGATGGTGAGGCTTGCGTGGGTTTTGGTCCGCAAACGCCTCGCGATATTGACAGCAAGGCGGGTGCCAACAAGCGTATTTTTGGCATGGCGCCGCCGGCCAGCCAGATGAATCTATGCAATATCCATTTTCATAAAAATGCCGAGCACAAAGCGACGGCCTTTGCCATTTATGCCGGTGACGGTGATGGTCACGGTTATGACAGCGGTTATAAATGTGGCATCAGCGAATCGTTGAGCGAAGCCGAGCTGGCGCCAACCAAGGAAGCAATTTGCAAAAGCGAACACGGTGAGTTGAAGCCGGGTGACACCATTGAGGTACATTGGGTGCATACCTCTTGTGACGTGGCGCCGGGTGCGGGTCTGGGCTCCTGCCTGTCGGATTCCTGCGCCAATCCCTCCCTGCGGGTGGAAACCCAGGTGTTCACTTTGGTCAATGACCCCAATGCGATTGATTTCAATGATCTGGATTACGATGGCAATATCGTCAACGGTTACCACCAGCCCAAGGCCCTGCCTACCAACACGGGCAAACCGGTGGAGTTTTTGGGTTCCACCACCGGGCCCAAGTACTCTGAGCACAAGTGCTCGCCGATGCAGGTCACCTGGAGCGTGCGCCCGCAGTGCGCCAAAGTGGACATCAACAGCGTGGGTGAGTGGTGCAAAGACAATGCCTTTGACGAAGACCATGCGCACGGCGTGCGCAAACTGGTCGTGAATCCGGATCTGCTGTCGACTATCGAGTAA